Genomic window (Paraburkholderia phenazinium):
CTTGAGGCCGAAGCCTCAACGATCCCCGTCGCGCACCGACGACGCATGGCGGCATAGCGCCCGCACTTCAAGTTGCATATACGGAAACAGCGGCAACTGGCTCAGCACATCGTGCAGGTGCGACGGGCTTTCGACGTCGAAGATGCTGATATTCGCGTAGCGGCCCGCGATACGCCATAGATGCCGCCATACGCCCTCCTCCTGCAGTTTCTGCGACATCGCCTTCTCATCGGCCTTCAGCCGCGCGGCGCGCTCGGCGTCCATGTCCAGCGGCAGGTTGACCGTCATCTCTACGTGAAACAGCATTGTGTACTCCTTGTTGTGCCTGAAGCCCCGGCTGCGCGGCAAAGCGCGCAGCGAGGCCGCTAACAGTGAACGGAATGGGCAGGCGCTTCAGGCCTCGGCGCGCACACGCTCGACTTCGGCGCCCGGCAGGTTGTCGCGCTCCTTGAACAGCGTGAAGTCGAAATCGATCAGCGCGAAATTGCCGTCGACGTTATAAGGCTTGCCTTCCGCGCCCTCGGCCTGCCTGACGGCCGGCACCAGGCCATCGCGCGTGGCGAAGGCGAAGTCGTCCCACAGATACGGATCGCCGTCGATGTTGATCTGCGTGGTCAGCTTGCGAAAACCGGGCGCCGAGATGAAGAAGTGGATATGCGCCGGACGATGTCCATGACGGCCCAGTTGATCGAGCAAGCGTTGCGTCTGACCTTGCGGCGGCACGCTATAGCCGACCGGTACGACGCTGCGGAAGCTGTAATGACCGTCGGCGTCCGTACGAATCGAGCGGCGCAGATTGAAGGCCGGTTGCGATTTGTCGAAGTACGAATAGTTGCCGAGATGGTTCGCGTGCCACACTTCGACCAGCGCATGCGCCAGCGGCTTGCCGTCTTCGCCGAGCACGCGCCCGCGCATCACCAGGGTCTGGCCGGGATCCGTGCCGTCGTCGAGGCGCGCATGGCCGTCGGACAGCGGTGCGCCGGCCACATACAGCGGGCCTTCGATCGTGCGCGGCGTGCCGCCTTCGATACCGGCCTTCGCTTCCGCTTCGTCGAGACGCAGATCGAGAAAATGCTCGAAGCCGAGGCCCGCGGCCAGCAGGCCCAACTCGCCGCTTTTGCCCGCTTCGGCGAGATAGTTCAGCGCCGTCCAGAATTCGTCCGGCTGCACGTCGAGGTCTTCGATCGTATAGAACAGATCGCGCACGACCCGGTTGACGATCTGCTTTGTACGCGGGTTGCCTTCATTGATGGCGCTGTCGTTGATCTTCTGCAGCAGCGCGTCGATGGTTTGCCTGTTCATGATGGGGTATCTCCTTCGTTAATATAGTATGGATAGCTAATGGTTAAATGGGGTTATCGGTTAGCGCGTGACGATGCTTGCGCCCTGGTGCGAATCGCGCC
Coding sequences:
- the catA gene encoding catechol 1,2-dioxygenase, yielding MNRQTIDALLQKINDSAINEGNPRTKQIVNRVVRDLFYTIEDLDVQPDEFWTALNYLAEAGKSGELGLLAAGLGFEHFLDLRLDEAEAKAGIEGGTPRTIEGPLYVAGAPLSDGHARLDDGTDPGQTLVMRGRVLGEDGKPLAHALVEVWHANHLGNYSYFDKSQPAFNLRRSIRTDADGHYSFRSVVPVGYSVPPQGQTQRLLDQLGRHGHRPAHIHFFISAPGFRKLTTQINIDGDPYLWDDFAFATRDGLVPAVRQAEGAEGKPYNVDGNFALIDFDFTLFKERDNLPGAEVERVRAEA
- the catC gene encoding muconolactone Delta-isomerase, producing MLFHVEMTVNLPLDMDAERAARLKADEKAMSQKLQEEGVWRHLWRIAGRYANISIFDVESPSHLHDVLSQLPLFPYMQLEVRALCRHASSVRDGDR